Below is a window of Manis javanica isolate MJ-LG chromosome 2, MJ_LKY, whole genome shotgun sequence DNA.
agGTGAATGAACAAAGGAGAGCTGAGAAAGGTGGTGAGCTCAATAAGAGAATAAACTccggggggtggggaggattaATAGATGAGGCTATATCTAAAGCGCTCTCTAGCTGAAACTCAACTGAATCTACTTCCTAAAGGTTATTATGCCCATTTCCATGGGTTCATTCCCCAGCATAATCCCTTCTTCACTATCCAAACCtctcataaaaggaaaataaaacctgtAAACCACACAATCAGCAGTGTCTCCCAAACTTGATTGTACATGCTCACCATTTAGAGGTCTTGTTAAAATGAATGCTTTCAATCATTACGTCTGGGGTGAGGCCACagactgcatttctaacaagcttccaggtAGTGCTATACTGCTGATCAACAGACCACACTTTTTGAGTATCAAGATCCTGGAAGACGTTTCAGAGAGCATGTACATAATCTTAAAGCCAGAGTTAAGATACTTCCTACTCCCACATTTCCTAAATTGTATAACCTAGAATGAGTCATTTTCCCTCTATGAGCTTTCCTTTGTCAGCAGTGAAATATGgtaacaatagctaacatttattgtttaTTACGTACCAGGAACTAGTGTATCGTATTTATCAATTTATGAGTAGGACTTAGATTAAGCAACCTGTCCAAGTACAGACAATAAACCTAGATCTGATTCTAAGTATTTTAATTCAAGAACCTGTGTAATCACTGTATAAGACTACCTCTTCAGCTAAGCTCCCAGGGCCATTTTGAAGGTTAAATAGTAATTGGTATTTTgctaacattttttgagcactCATGTTCCAGACCCTAGTCTAAGCTCCCGTGGGGGCATATTTAACTCATTTATCTTTATAACggccctatgaggtaggtactgttcGTAACCCATTTAACAGGTTTAAATAAGCCCAAACAGGTTAAATAGCCAAAGGTCGAACAGTAGCACAGACAGGATTGGAACCCAGTCTAACTGCAGAACTCAGTGCTCTTTGgccaaaaaacaggaaagggtgCAGCCTCAGACATCAGCCTTCCGGTGGGGAGAGTGCACACCCGTGCCCACTCAGGATGGGCTAGTTGCCAGCTCCGGCTCGCTCCCAAACAAAACCAAGCCATCTTCTACACTTCGCTTTATGTCTATCTGTGTGAAGCGTCTTTCTCGGCACAGCTAGCTAGGATCCTGAACGAATGGGTCAGGCCTCCggtgaaatataatttttctaacCCGAAAAGGGCTGATCAGCTGAGCATCTTCAGAAGTGATTTATACTGAAAATGTACCACGGTGGCTCCGGGACCACCCCGAGTCTGCGGCCCTGTGAATGTACGCCGCTGCATCCTGTGTGCCACACAAGCAATTAGGCCCCGGAATTTGTAGTCTAGGCTCTAGCACCCACGTCGCCTACCTCGGGGCTGGAGCCACAATCCCATCTGCTCTCCAACACCGCCCTCTGCTGGCCTCTCCTCGGGTCGCCCGCACTGGGAACCAGTTCCGGGTGACCCGGAAGCGAAGGTTGCCTTCTCTTCCGGACAGAGTGTCTGGGCGCCCGCACGTGGTTGTGTTTCCCGGGCTTGAGCCTGCGCTGGCTGAGGAGTGATTTCACCTGTCTCCTTGGAGCGAACGAGCCCAGCTGGAGTCATGGAGGGCCAGAGTGTGGAGGAGCTACTGGCAAAGGCCGGGCGGGACGAGGCAGAGAAGCTGCAGCGCATCACGGTGCAcaaggagctggagctggagttCGACCTGGGTAACTTACTGGCCTCGGACCGGAACCCTCCAACCGGGCTGCGGAGCGCGGGGCCCACGCCTGAGGCCGAGCTGCGGGCCCTGGCGCGAGACAACACGCAGCTGCTCATCAACCAGCTGTGGCAGCTGCCCACGGAGCGCGTGGAGGAGGCGCTGGTGGCGCGGCTGCCGGAACCCACCACGCGCCTCCCGCGCGAGAAGCCGGTGCCCCGGCCGCGGCCGCTTACACGCTGGCAACAGTTCGCGCGCCTCAAAGGCATCCGTCCCAAAAAGAAGACTAATCTGGTGTGGGACGAGGTGAGCGGACAGTGGCGGCGCCGCTGGGGCTATCAGCGCGCCCGCGACAATACTAAGGACTGGTTGATCGAGGTGCCGGGCAGTGCCGACCCTTTAGAGGACCAGTTCGCTAAGAGGATTCAGGCTAAGAAAGAACGGGTAGCCAAAAATGAGCTGAACCGGCTACGTAATCTGGCCCGCGCACATAAAATGCAGCTGCCCAGTCCGGCCGGAATGCACCCTACCGGACACCagagtaaggaggagctgggccGCGCCATGCAGGTGGCCAAGGTCTCCACCGCTTCCGTGGGGCGCTTCCAGGAGCGCCTGCCCAAGGAGAAGGTACCCCGGGGCTCCGGCAAGAAAAGGAAGTTCCAGCCACTTTTCGGGGACTTTGCAGCAGAGAAAAAGGGCCAGTTGGAACTGCTGCGAGTCATGAACAGCAAAAAGCCTCAGCTGGATGTGACGAGGGCCGCCAATAAGCAGATGAGGGAGGAGGACCAGGAGGCGGCAGCCAAGAGGAGGAAAATGAGCCAGAAGGGCAAGAAAAAGGGGGACCGACAGGGCCCTCGAGGAAAGAGATATGGGGGTCCTGccaggcagggagggaaaaggaaagggggctTGGGAGGCAGGGTGAATTCCGGACCTCCTGGCTTAGGTGGCAAAAGGAAAGGAGGGCCACGCCaaggaggaaagaggaggaaataaatTTAACCCTCGGCGCCGCCTGTAAACTACACTGAATGTTAAGTTGTAGGTACTGTAGGAGGATGCAGAAGGTGGCCCTGCCTTCAAGATAGCACTAAATTGGACTTCCAAGACTGGCTGGAGATTAAAGGGTGTATTTGAAGACATAAAAATTGGGGAAAGAATTTGGTCAAAACTGGCAAtgtgttctatttttaaacaGCTATCTTCTTCTATTTAACTTTGAATATTGTGTGCGGAAGAGTTCATACTTCAGGACTTTgatttctgcattatttttataaCCTGTGTATTATCAAAAccggggaaaaagaaaagattacatTTTCAGAACTGGACTGTTGTAAAGGTTGTTTAATTATTAAAGTGTCTATCTAATGTTGCTTTTAACTTTTTGTCTATTGGTCGAAATCTAAAGCCCGTGACCTGGATACCTGGTAcagattattttcatttactttaaaaaaataaagcagctaAGTTATGATTTCAGTGAGCCCACTTTTATTAGAAAAACTCATACTTATTTTGGTATGAGATACAATATTGAAAGTGTAGTGCAACTGGTATCTCTGAAAAAAGACTTAAGCATTTACTGTAAATGATAAATCTGGGCTTCACTCTATAATGGTGATAATCCTCATTaatccagaaaatatttaaatctttctcaacaCTTACAtcctcacatttttttaaagcttcgaGTAGAGGCTGTTAAGAGAAAGGAACCCACAAAATCCATAATTGGAACATTATTGTCTTTTGATCCATTAGTCAAACTGACCTGAACTCGTTTGATGAGGAGGTGAAATATAACTCCTTTGTAAAAATAAGTATCTCCTGAAAAGGATTCATATTAGGTCTAGAATCCGGCGACGAGGGGGGTGGCGGGGGTGCTCCTGTACAGTGCTGAAAGCCACTCTGTTTTGCATTTTGTGGTGACAATTGGTAGAAAGTTAAAACGGAGTTTTTTCTAAAGtgtctcatttttataaataatatttagaaattgCTATGGAAGAAAATTAAGATTTCATAGGTTACTAAAAAGATGTTCAATTTTTACTGTCTTAGAATACTTTCTGATTAAAGTGGGGTTTTTCTATCATTGATTAACTTTTTCATAGGGGCATAGTGTGATCATGCAAAGTTTAAACTACTGATGGAACCATTTACAGCTTCATCCAAAGTCAAGCCATTATAGagcatttaacattttaaattctcaACTGTCCAGGGTTTTTTGTTGTTAGTGTTTTGTTTGggcatatttgtttttttctctttggttttaaaGAGTTGGATACAGCTCTGGCCCTGTAAAAATGACCTTCGGGCTTTGGGCAAGATTCTCGTTTACTCTTAAAACAGTTTAAATGCAATACCTTAATTTATACTGAAAATACCTTAAGAAGGCAacatagaattttaaaagaatcattgcAAAAAGAACGCCgttgtttctctcccttttcccatGTCCCGAACAGTAAATACAGGGTTTTAAGTACAGAGACTTAAGTACCCAAGACCCCATAGAGCAGTCACCCTTAGGCCACCTTCAGAGGAGGCTGTTGGGACGTTGCCGCTAGGGCAGTCAAGGTTTTGACTCGTGGGAAAACAGTCCTAGGCCCCAGGAGAGCCAGTGCCCCAGACCTGGGTGGCGGGGATAGGGTGGCAGCCCGGATTGGCCCGCAGAGGGGCGGAGGCGGGGCTGCAGGGAGGAAACGCAGCCAtggccgccgccgcccgcgcgcGGGTCGCGCACTTGCTGAAGCAACTGCAGCTAGCAGCGTGAGTTCGGGGCCCTGAGGGCGGGCGAGGGACCAGAGGATGCCGCGGTGCCCACGCGGCTCCTCTAGGTACGCCCTGTCCGGCCCCGCGCGTTCTTCCTAGGGTCACTTTCAAGAACGTGGGAAAGGAGGTGCCGCAGTGCGCGCCCGCTGTGCGTGGAACCGTGCATGGGCCGGATGGCGTTGTCACGGCGTGTGCGGTACAGCCTGGCACTGCGCGGTGAGGCACGTTGTGGCCTGCTTGTTCTACGgttgaggaaactaaggcctaGAGAGAACAGTGCTTCCTCACATGTCACAGGCAGTGGCGGGGCTTGGCACAGTGACCAAGAAAACTCATCATATTCAATCAACATTTGTATTGGGTGTATGTTATGTGCCCAAAGCTGTTATAGGTGCTGggtatacaaaatacaaaaatttcaaGACTGGAGCAGTTTCAAATCTAGTAGGGAATTGGATGAGGGGGACAGGGTTTGTAAAACCTGTGCAGAATGCAGCAGACAGATTGTGTAGAAGAGAAAGGTGAATGTGAGAGATCACCTGGAGCTTCACTCCCGGGCATGTGCAGGGAGTCAGGGCCTTAAAATGTTGTGACATGTCTGACTGCACCTCCAGAAATGGCAGGTACTAGTAGCCCCCTGATTTATACTCGTTGAATGTGTAAGTGCACAGTCACCCTAGGAAAACATGGAAAATTTTGAGCTAACAGGTGGAGATAAGGGGACTAGAGAAGTATTTCAGGCGACAGCATGGCAGCACCAGAGGCAAGCGATGTAGATCAGAATCTAAAAGTTAAAGTCAGGACCTACCTTCATAGGAGGTGAGGGTGGGAAACACAGATGGTCAAAGACTGGGAATAAGAAAAAAGCATTTATGgggcacttaccatgtgccaggcagtgtcctGCAGTTTATATGTACTTTGATAGTAACTTCAAttccttacaacaaccctgtTCCATACCATATTATTATCTTCCTAttacatataaagaaacaaaagcgTGGGGGAAAATAATGTAACCAGTGTCACACAGCTAAGCAAATGGCACAGCCATGATTTGAAGCCAGATATTCTTGTTTCACAATCCTTGTTCTCAGTCCTTGCTAAGGAATTTGAATTATGTCCTATAGCTAATGGAAAGTTAGGGAAGCAATAGTTCTCACTGTGAGACATTACCTTGAGATGCTCCATGAAAAAAGAATTGGGAAACTGCTCACTGCTGCATAGCCCTCTTGAAAAGTCAAGATATATATTAGCACATGTAGGGCTCTGAAAAGTCCtgcaggagaagaaaaaaaagggttaGCTATATTTAAATTCTATACAAAACCTGTTTCATCATGGAACTCTTTTTATCAAGCAATACCATTCATATCCCTTGGAACCAGTGTCACATAGAACATGTTTTCAGAATGGTTTCGTGGAACCATGACAAAGGAAGATGGCACGATTAGAATTAAGTTAGAGCTTTCTGGTGGTAGTGGTGACTGGAGTGGAAAGACTAGAGGTAATTGTAGTGCTCTAGCCAAAAAGTGATGGCTTTAGGCATGAAGGACAGGCAGCTGGTATAAGGGTTAGGTATGAGAAATCAGAATCAGCAGGATTTTGTATCTCGTTGGTAAGACAAAGAAGTTGAGGTTTCTGGCTGGGTCATCAGGGTAAACAGTGGGGACCATTTACCAAGATAGGGACTGTAAGGGGACTAGCTTTTGGGAAAAGATAACCAGTCTTGGGCATTTTGAGTTGGATATGCCTCAAGTATGTCCAGGTGAAGAACCCCAGCATGTAATTGAATATATTGTTCTGGAGCTCAGGAGCAGGTTGTGGATTCATTCATGTGTAGAGAGAACAGTTGAAACCACAGATGTAGAAGCAAAGGCCTTGGCAAACtgtaaacctagaagaaaagggcTAGGGTTGAAGGCCTGGGGAGAAGCATTGTTAAGGCAGGAGAAGCAAAATGGGGCTTATTTGTTCTGCACATGTTTACTTTCTTTAATAAGGTAAGCATTTTAAAAGTGGGAGATTTCagataaaaatcttagaaaattgGGAAATAGCATCATTCAACCCACATTTCATCTAGAGGAAGTCTGCCAGAGCTTAGGTGAAGTGGTGGCCACCCCCTTGGTACAGGGCAAGCATTCCAGCTTCCTGAGGGACCCCAGCAGAGCCCACCCTCACTCCACACAACAGCTGTACTGACAGCCAGCCTCCTTAGGCATTTGAATTTGCAAGTGATTTGCACTTTGAATAGAGGAAAAGGAACCGGCATTAAAAATTAGGAGATGTGGCCAGAAAGGTGAGAGAAAGCCAGGAGGAAAGGGGACATCACATTCATCACAGATTTGCAGTGTTCTCATCCCTAGGGTGCAGCAGGGAATAAAACAGCCTGACATCCTTTGAGCCTAAGGGCACAGAGTGTGGTCCAGACAATAAACTAGTACGAAAATTTAGAGTATATCTGATGTTGATAGGtattgaagagaaagagaaagtgaaggGGACACAGGGGTTGGAGGAGGTGATGCAATGTTAGAAAAGGTGGTCAGAGAAGGCTCACTGTATTAGTTTCTTGTCACTGCTCTAACAAGTTACCATGaacttggtgacttaaaacatacatttattctcttacagttctggaatttagaagtccaaaatcagttttACTGGACCAAAATCATGTATAAGCCAGGGGCACACTTAGACCCTCAGAGGCACTAGGGGAGGATCCATTATCTGGAGCTGCATTccttgcattccttggcttgtggccccttccATCATCTTCACAACCAGCAGCTTGGCATCTTGCTTCAGTGGTCATATTGGCTATTTGTGtgtcaaatctccctctgcctccctttcaTAAGGCACTTATGATTACATTTTGGGCCCACCcaaataatccaggatgatctgtctcaaaatccttaatttaatcacatctgcagtcCTCCTTGCTTTATAAAGTAATGTTTGCAGGTTCTGGGATTAGAACCCAAATATTTTGAGGAGCTCAACCCACCACTCTCACTGAGAAGGCAACTGTTGCAAAAGaccagtggagggagggagggagccatgTAACTCTGGGAAGGTACCTGGAGGTGGAGCATAACTGGCATGGTTTCAGGACATGGTGATGAGCAGAGTGAGTTATGATggggagatgaggtcagagactTTGGGGACTAAGTGGGGGCAGCCAAAGATCACCCCACGGTTTTTTGTCCTGAATAACTGAAGTTGTCGTTAAACTGGGATGGGGAAGAAACTTTAAGGGAAGATCAGGAAGTGAGTCCTAGGCAGGGAAAATGTGAGACACGTCTAATAGACATTCAAGTGGAGGTGTCAAGTAGGCAGTTGAATCTGGAGTTCAGGCGAGAGGTCTAAACCAGAAAGATAAATTTGGATATCATCAGCATAGAAGGTGTTCAGTCAAGGCCATAAGACCAAGTGAGGTCACTTGGGGAGTTAGTGTGGAAAGAAAGGTGTCCATAAGCTGAACCCTGGAACTTTCTGGCATTCAGAAACAACAGCATGAAAAGAAACTGGGCCAGGAGCAGCCAGTGCagtaaaaagaaaaccagagagtATGGTTCTGGTAACCTAGGGAAGAAAGTGTttccagagagaaggaaggggagaggaagatGCCACTGACAGGTCCAGTCAGATGAAGCCTGGACTGACGACTGAGTGGTGTGTTAGCAACGTGCAGGAAACTGGTAACCTAGGAAGCTTGTCATAGGAGCTGGGGGCAAAGGCTGATTGGGAAAAGTTCCAGAGAGAATGGAAGAAGAGAGGGCAGAGAGAGCAGGCATAGTCAGCTAAAGGCAAGGAGAGAGGGGGAGGTAGCattgggagagggaggagggacaAGAAAAGGTTGTTTGTTAATATAATatgggaaaaataacattttatgtgGTGGGTAAGATCTACTGGGAGGGAATTTTTTATGACAGGTGAAAAAAGGAACGTCGGTAGTGATGTCCTTGGGTATATAAGATTTAGTGCACGGAGGAGGGGTTGGCCTTTGCCATAAGTATGGCCAGTTTATCAGTGGTATCAGGAGGGAAGTCAGAATAACTGGGCCAGAGCCAGAAGTGGATAGATAAGGACTTTGCTGTAACTGTggttttctctgcttctcatGAGGAGTCAGGAAGCCTGTCAGTGGTTTCAGGCTATCCTAAGAAGGTGGGAGAGTCCATAGTCTGTTCTCCCCACCCCAGGTCAGGTTCTGTATCTTGGTAcaccaggaaaagagaaaagaaagtcagAGGAATTAAAGTGTCTacgttcatttattcatttactcattcattccatCAGTATTAAGGCCTTACCTTACACCTGACACTATGCTAGCCACTGCAGATTAAGTTGTGAGAAAATGTAGATCTTGCCATGCCATCACAAAATTTACACTCCAGAGGCAGATGGAACAGGAAACTAGCACCAACAGTACAGTGTGTTAATAGTTTTAATGAAGAGGGGCCCATGGTACTGCAGACCACAGTGACAGGGTATCTACTCAGGACCTTAAGCCTTAGGGAAGGAAGACTGTGCAAGGGAAGTGACATCTGAACTGACCCAGGAAAGGATTCTAGTTACCCAGTAAAAGAGGAGGAAACatgttccaggcagaagaaataaCAAGGACAAGGTTCTGGAGGCAAAAAagaacttaaaggaaaagaacagagttGATTTTCCAGGATATCAACCCCAGAGATGGAGCAAGATGAGGGGCCAGACTGGAGAGGTTAGCAAAGCCAGTGAAGCAGAGCCAGGTTTGAACTTTATCCTAGGAGCCATGAGGGTAATTGAGGTAATTTTAAACAAGGGAGTGACATCATTGGAAAGATGGCTCTGACCACAGGGTGACAAAGGCAGAGCTGCGAGAAGACTGTTAGGACCACCATAGTAATCAGACAAGAGATGATGCCATAACTAGAGAGCAGCAGAGGGCCAAAGAGAAGTGGATGCATTTGGACAGGTAAATATTTGGGACCTTGACGCAAGGCTGGCTATAAAAGGTGAGGGGTGAGCCCAGGATAGAACCCACCACTTAAGGAATGGGTAGAATgaaaagaagctggaaaaagaataaTCAGAGAAACCTAGCTGAAGGAATGGGTAGAATgaaaagaagctggaaaaagaataaTCAGAGAAACCTAGCTGAGTAGGGAGCCCTGGAAGCCAGGAAAAACATTTCACCCACCCAGGGTGGGGGTGGCCCACGCATTCAGTGCTGCTGCAGCAAGGTGCTGGGAGGTCTGAGACGGGAGGGTACAGCAAGAAAGCTGGGACTTGTGGAGACAGCAGGCAGATTTTCGGGGACAAGGAATGTGTGGGAGGCAAGGAAATGGAGCCAGCTAATATAGACAGTATGGGCTGAACCAGAGGGTAAACAAGCAGGGGAGAACAAGAAGTTGTGAGTTTTAGGTGTGAAATTCTTAAATATGATGACAAGGATCAGGTGAGGGGAAGACAAGAAAACACAGGACAGAAGGAGGTCCTAAAATGCAGGAGGGGATGGGGTTCAAACCACAAGTAAGGAACAGGAATGAGGAATTGAGGTAGACCAGAGcctgaaaaacataaaataaaaagaggtgggggcgggggtggaaGGATGCATGTGCTACCCCCATCCTATGCAAAGGAAAGCTttgagtttggattttttttttccgcTTTGCCTCCGTTTTCTTTTCCATGGAGGGCCTAAAGCTGGAAAAGCCCTCAGAAGTCAAACCCACCTTGCCTGCTTTGATTTCCCCTGAGGGTTGAGAACAGCGCGAATGCTCCTGCAAACTTAGCTCTTGGCTGTCTCAGCTCTAACCACGAGGTGGCAGCGTTGGATCGTGGCGGCACTCAAACCGCAGTTCTGACCACCTTTCTCAATTTTTTGAGGTCTTCACCACTATTGAGGTCaccccttttcctttctcatattccCCCTCAGATGTTTTCATTACGCACTTGAATGGGGACGTTGGTTGAGGTGGGGGTGTTACACACTATATAACAAGGTCCCCTGGGCAGTAGAGCCAAGGGTAGAGAAGCGGGGTGAGAACTGGGAAGCCGGGAGCGCGTGCGGGCCGCTGGGCAGCGCGGGCGACCGGGAGGGACCAGCGTAGAGCGAAGGGACAGCGGTGCGAGCTGAGGATGgtagggaaaggagggaggcgCCACGTGGTGACCAGGGAGGCCGGCAGGCCCCGCAGGGCTTCTTGGAAGAATTGgcccagagcctgtttgaattaGAATTAAACACCTGAAGACAAGGAAAGTTCCCCGGGTGAAGGGGGTGGGAGAGGTTAGGCTCCTGAGCAGTTAACCTTGGGTCAACGAGGTCAAAGCTCCTAAATTAGTGAGGGAGCTGGGACCTCACGGAGACCAGGGCCCCCATCTTAAACTTACCTGTATCCTCAGAGTGCTTATCTCAGCTCCCTGCAGGCATTTACTAAGACCTGCTcaaataattcataaaaaaaatGATCCTACAATACTGGAAAGACTCCGAGTCGACTTTCTGTCCATGGTGATTCCTGGGGTTTGCTATGCACAGCGTTTGCTAGTAGCTACCTTGTTAGCATCTTAAGACTAGGATGCAATGTGAGTTACTTCAATGCATCTTATCCTTtagttttctagtttcattttacaatttttctttttttttctttcccctagCTGCCAGTGCCCGACCCATTCTCATACTTACTCCCAAGGTAATAatacattttgtgtttttaaactgGTCACAGTTTCCAGTTCCACAGTTAGCACTTATCATACATTTGGGCAAAGACTGAAATGAGAAAACGAAGGCATGTCAGAGGAAGGTTGATGAAAACggttgtcttttcacttgaaATTGGCAATTTATAGTTGTAATTGTACAGTGTTAGTTGAATATAGGCAACTGATTATGTGTTTGGCTCAAATATATACCTAATActgtttataatatttttctattttaaatagaattatttgCTAAAGCTAAAAATGGTGGCACAGATAGGATTTTTAAATTGTCTGAATTCCTCAAACAATTAATCAAGATAAAATCTTTGGAATGTTCTAATATACCTCAAAACAGAAAGACTGAAGAACAAGGTGGTTCCTGAAGACAAAACTCATTTGtatcaatttttgaaaaaataacattctaataattaaaaataatgacataGTTTTCCATTCCTACAAATGTCTTAATCCTTACCAACTCCATTGTCCATAGAACAGCAGGAAGCTCATTGTAGCTTCAGCATGTCCTCAGAATGTCACATGAATTActgacacaaaaattaatttcacttcttAGAAGGAACGGTCAAATCTACACAGCACTGTGAGAGACTGGAAAGGAGGGGGCCTGCCCACACAGGATCCTAAGCAGAAACCCACAGAGAAGCTTTTTAGGGAGTAGAATAGAGGGTAACTCCCGCTGGCAATGTGCCTCACCATTTAAGGCAAAGCAAGGAAGCTTCTAGTCATTAATGGCCATCTACTAGACAGAAGCATGTCCAGCCTTTTTTAGGCCCTCACAGACCTAACCAGAATTTTGTCTTCAGCTGCTTTTCTCCAATTTTTAATTAGTTTCAACAAAGAATCAGTGATTtcctatttggaaaataaaattaataatttaaagaaaaataatctcattGTTTTTTAGGATTTGATTTATGTCTTTTCTGAAACTTCAATAATAAGATTAatagattatttctttaaagttgttAGGGATCAAAGAGATAGAATTTTGATAACGGATACCCTTGCCCTCAGGGAGCCAAAGGTAGATTGTTGTCTAGTTGTGgtctttctgtaaaaaaaaaaaaaaaaaaaggtagtgaAAATTGTTCTGTGAATGTTTTTGCAGTCTTTTTTAGACTGACAAGGACtgataaaaaaataagtagataaaaagaaggataaaattcATTAAGTGGGGCCATCTTGTTCCAATATGATAGAAAGTCATTTTTGCCATGACAAAAACCTGAAACATTACAAAGAAACATCAgtttataaagtttttaaattaaatttcacgaagataactaattttttttacatatataaccttggaaaatgtaaatatcttattgtgataagtaagaaaaaaatcttaattccATGGAAACTCcatggaaaaaaatcagttcaaCAGTCACAGTTAATGTAAGAAGTGTAAGCAGGACTTCCCCAATCAATGAATTTACTAAAAGTTGTTCTCTGACAATAACCCTGCTCTAGAGTcggaaggattttttttctagaggatttttacacattgttttcaaaagtatgttttaatttcaatggagaaaatattttaaataacttttcatATAATAAGCATCAAGTCagtattaatttctcttaaaatgcaggcatttaattttaatttgtacaATGAAACCTGAAAAATGCATTTTAGGTAAGACTTCAAGGGAGATGCTTGTGTTCTCTTTGGAAATACCAATTTACCATCACATTACAATGTCATTGCTGTTTTTGAGGCTTACTCTGATGCTAATTTTTACATTTCTAGCTCCTGGACTTTCACCTTCTGGGAAAACAACAGATTATGCCTTTGAGGTAGATTTAATCAATCCATTCTTTAATGAATGCCTGAAAAAACCCACCTTGAGTATTTTGTTGATGCATTATCACCTCATCTGAAACCTGTTATTAACAGATGTTCCCTAATC
It encodes the following:
- the RRS1 gene encoding ribosome biogenesis regulatory protein homolog — encoded protein: MEGQSVEELLAKAGRDEAEKLQRITVHKELELEFDLGNLLASDRNPPTGLRSAGPTPEAELRALARDNTQLLINQLWQLPTERVEEALVARLPEPTTRLPREKPVPRPRPLTRWQQFARLKGIRPKKKTNLVWDEVSGQWRRRWGYQRARDNTKDWLIEVPGSADPLEDQFAKRIQAKKERVAKNELNRLRNLARAHKMQLPSPAGMHPTGHQSKEELGRAMQVAKVSTASVGRFQERLPKEKVPRGSGKKRKFQPLFGDFAAEKKGQLELLRVMNSKKPQLDVTRAANKQMREEDQEAAAKRRKMSQKGKKKGDRQGPRGKRYGGPARQGGKRKGGLGGRVNSGPPGLGGKRKGGPRQGGKRRK